The following proteins come from a genomic window of Megalobrama amblycephala isolate DHTTF-2021 linkage group LG1, ASM1881202v1, whole genome shotgun sequence:
- the LOC125243280 gene encoding uncharacterized protein LOC125243280 isoform X2, which yields MSEQHSACTTASKRAKNTRARAKIAEYSDGSSEDELSVSEEEYIPDTSESYTSDSSMSLTASPKEEVTVDSDLEESTSSLKGNDYILSVCSIYVCLINGTSDTHVSVGCKRYSRSVWLGYLKIFRMH from the exons ATGAGTGAACAACATTCTGCTTGTACCACAGCATCAAAAAGAGCAAAAAACACCAGA GCTAGAGCGAAGATTGCTGAGTACTCAGATGGTTCGAGTGAAGATGAGTTATCTGTCAGTGAGGAAGAGTACATTCCTGACACATCAGAGAGTTACACATCAGATAGTAGCATGAGCCTTACTGCTTCACCAAAAG AGGAAGTTACAGTGGACAGTGATTTGGAGGAGTCCACTTCTAGTCTGAAAGGTAATGATTACATATTGTCAGTTTGTTCCATTTATGTTTGCCTAATTAATGGAACATCGGATACCCATGTTTCTGTTGGCTGTAAAAGGTACAGTAGATCTGTTTGGTTAGGCTATCTGAAGATCTTCAGGATGCATTGA
- the LOC125243423 gene encoding gastrula zinc finger protein XlCGF52.1-like: MSDPEPCRMKHTEDTEEQRELSEVEEEHHDKPGEKPLSRSKTKKTFLKKRAKKSFTCTQCGKSFSNKQHLKVHMRIHTGEKPFTCDQCGNSFTQRGHLIEHMKVHTGEKPFTCDKCGKSFMRSSSLKEHMRIHTGERLFTCDQCGKSFTRASNLKKHLTVHTKEKPHSCSVCGKSFSLLSYLHEHEKIHTGVREYMCFECEKTFTTATHLKLHQRIHTGEKPYKCSYCDKRFSQSSYLKTHERIHTGEKPYKCSHCDKRFSDSSSLKTHERIHTGEKPYKCSHCDKRFNKSSSLKTHERIHSREKPHTCDQCGKSFTIKNHLKIHMKIHAVEKPHHHSLKS, encoded by the exons atgagtgatccagaaccctgcagaatgaaacacactgaagatactgaagaacaaagag aactgagtgaagtggaggaggaacatcatgacaaacctggagaaaaacctttgagtcgctcaaagactaaaaagacttttctaaagaaaagagccaagaaatctttcacctgcactcagtgtggaaagagtttctcaaacAAACAACATCTTAAggttcacatgagaattcatacaggagagaagccgttcacatgtgatcaatgtgggaataGCTTCACACAAAGAGGACATCTTATAGAACACATGAaagttcatacaggagagaagccattcacatgtgataaatgtgggaagagtttcatgCGATCATCAAGCCTTAAAGAACACATGAGGATCCATACTGGAGAGAGACTGTTCActtgtgatcagtgtggaaagagtttcacaa GGGCATCAAACCTGAAGAAACATCTGAcagttcatacaaaggagaagccacattcatgttctgtgtgtggaaagagtttttcactgctATCATATTTACATGAACATGAGAAaatacacactggtgtgagagagtacatgtgctttgagtgtgagaagacttttactacaGCAACCCATTTAAAACtacaccagagaattcacactggagaaaaaccttacaagtgttcatactgcgacaagagattcagtcagtcatcatatctgaaaacacatgagaggatccacactggagaaaaaccttacaagtgttcacactgtgacaagagattcagtgattcatcatcactgaaaacacatgagaggatccacactggagaaaaaccttacaagtgttcacactgtgacaagagattcaataagtcatcatctctgaaaacacatgagaggatccacagcagagagaagccgcacacatgtgatcagtgtggaaagagtttcactattaaaaatcacctgaagatacacatgaagatccatgcagtggagaaaccacatcaccacagtctgaAATCATGA
- the LOC125243280 gene encoding uncharacterized protein LOC125243280 isoform X1 has protein sequence MFSTQSSGDLGSSQNHDIAKVPDTSSILDSATSVVIPTIIKKKGGLRMYSKKQQCFFCDGAFTKISRHLERKHRNEVEVAKALSHPKGSKERRMQLEYLRNKGNFAYNSTVINTGAGLMISRKLPKKNLDGESFMHCIYCKGLFLKKTLWRHFKVCKFRPGDEKPKPGKTRVQVLCGFAQPPPPGVTHGVWKLLNSMNQDQVALETRNDWCILELGKHLYNKYGSRVKMHEHIRQKMREFGRLLICAREVSPLTSIKELIHPSNFMHTINAVKRAAGYNEDTNVFEKSSVAVKLGQSLDKKAMLIESHSTISGDEETKARRTLEEAKWNSPQLLPFTEDVKLLHIYLDEQEKTPRKLLLSQPSSQQWAKLAKITLTQVMLFNRR, from the coding sequence ATGTTCAGTACTCAAAGCAGCGGTGACTTAGGGAGCTCCCAGAACCACGACATAGCCAAAGTTCCTGACACATCTTCCATTCTTGACAGCGCAACATCAGTAGTTATCCCAACTATAATTAAAAAGAAAGGTGGATTGAGAATGTACAGCAAAAAACAGCAGTGCTTTTTTTGTGACGGTGCTTTTACAAAAATTTCTAGACATCTGGAACGAAAGCATAGAAATGAGGTAGAGGTAGCGAAAGCATTAAGTCATCCAAAGGGCTCAAAAGAAAGGAGGATGCAACTGGAGTATCTACGCAACAAAGGGAACTTTGCTTACAACAGTACTGTTATTAATACAGGTGCAGGACTGATGATTTCACGGAAACTGCCCAAAAAGAACCTGGATGGGGAAagttttatgcactgtatttacTGCAAAGGACTCTTCTTAAAGAAAACTCTGTGGCGACATTTCAAGGTTTGCAAATTCAGGCCTGGTGATGAGAAGCCGAAACCTGGAAAAACCCGTGTCCAGGTTCTTTGTGGCTTTGCACAACCTCCCCCACCAGGAGTAACTCATGGTGTTTGGAAGCTGTTAAATTCCATGAACCAGGACCAAGTGGCACTTGAAACTAGAAATGACTGGTGCATTTTAGAGTTAGGAAAGCATCTTTACAACAAGTATGGATCAAGAGTTAAAATGCATGAACACATCCGCCAAAAGATGAGGGAGTTTGGAAGACTCCTAATATGTGCAAGAGAGGTATCCCCCCTTACATCTATTAAAGAGCTCATTCATCCCTCAAACTTCATGCATACCATCAATGCAGTTAAAAGGGCTGCTGGCTACAATGAAGATACCAATGTATTTGAAAAGTCTAGTGTGGCTGTGAAACTTGGACAGAGTCTAGACAAAAAAGCAATGCTCATTGAGAGCCACTCTACTATTAGTGGAGATGAAGAGACAAAAGCTCGGCGAACACTGGAGGAAGCAAAATGGAATTCCCCACAATTACTTCCATTCACCGAAGATGTTAAGCTCCTTCATATATATCTTGATGAGCAAGAGAAGACCCCTCGCAAACTCTTGTTATCGCAGCCGTCGTCTCAGCAATGGGCAAAACTGGCCAAGATTACGTTAACTCAGGTTATGCTTTTCAATCGTAGATGA